One segment of Drosophila ananassae strain 14024-0371.13 chromosome 3R, ASM1763931v2, whole genome shotgun sequence DNA contains the following:
- the LOC6505425 gene encoding uncharacterized protein LOC6505425, with product MTTSTRCSSNTNSKSTTKHDSEERDNIESSTTAPNTFNYNRSPTRSGSGTSRVMQADEDFNIRFVNLVRHHKCLYDKKLPEYRNRDNQEKAWILISKETRESVIHCKERWRNLRACLSRYIKQQAGSEPQHKPYYLTEHMAFLLPFLKSTRNSLESNTSLASLYQLSQHHSMHDHKPPLINAALLPNEDNIYCSNIATTNNNIHRNGSEHREDMMVMKHSISENDDEETIDAFDPTVASTLCQQRGVAAPNAPNAVHERIGLGSPARSETASADSMQNFIPDVQLAETGSQLMYGDSGRGTPPPLHYHPHTLNLSMEHHAPSFEASSAKRIKTECEATSTITNGGNLYGGLSVSEASDMDFFRSILPDIANLTAQQRRKFKIGILELIDDVVTRYPSQERCNGSGMLNGSGSSSNGGSVNSAPKQSRRTSGREWRKQ from the exons ATGACCACCTCAACGCGGTGCAGCAGCAACACGAACAGCAAAAGCACCACCAAGCACGACAGCGAGGAGCGGGATAACATTGAGAGCTCCACCACCGCCCCCAACACCTTCAACTACAATCGCAGTCCTACGAGATCGGGATCTGGAACATCGCGCGTGATGCAGGCGGACGAGGACTTCAACATCCGCTTCGTCAACCTGGTGCGGCACCACAAGTGTCTCTACGATAAGAAGCTCCCGGAGTATCGCAACAG AGACAACCAGGAAAAAGCATGGATTCTGATATCCAAGGAGACGCGCGAAAGTG TGATCCATTGCAAGGAACGTTGGCGGAATCTGCGCGCCTGCCTCTCCCGCTACATCAAGCAACAGGCCGGATCAGAGCCCCAACACAAGCCGTACTATCTCACCGAGCACATGGCCTTTCTGCTGCCCTTTTTGAAGTCCACGAGGAACTCCTTGGAGAGCAACACCAGCCTGGCGTCCCTATATCAGCTATCCCAGCATCATAGTATGCACGACCACAAGCCCCCCCTGATCAACGCGGCCCTCCTCCCGAACGAGGACAACATCTACTGCTCCAACATCGCCACTACCAACAATAATATCCACAGAAACGGAAGCGAACACCGCGAGGACATGATGGTGATGAAGCACTCGATATCGGAGAACGATGACGAGGAGACAATAGATGCCTTCGATCCGACAGTGGCCAGCACTCTCTGCCAGCAGAGGGGGGTAGCTGCGCCCAACGCCCCTAACGCCGTTCATGAGAGGATTGGACTTGGATCGCCCGCCAGGAGCGAAACGGCGAGCGCGGACAGCATGCAGAACTTTATTCCCGACGTCCAGCTGGCTGAGACCGGATCACAGCTCATGTACGGGGACTCGGGTCGAGGAACCCCGCCGCCCCTGCACTACCACCCCCATACCCTAAACCTGTCAATGGAGCACCATGCCCCGTCTTTCGAAGCGAGTAGTGCCAAGAGGATCAAGACGGAATGCGAGGCCACCAGCACGATAACCAACGGAGGCAATCTCTACGGCGGCCTCAGTGTCTCGGAGGCCTCGGACATGGACTTCTTCCGTAGCATCCTGCCGGACATTGCGAACCTAACGGCCCAGCAGCGTCGCAAATTCAAGATCGGAATCCTGGAGCTGATCGACGACGTGGTGACCCGATATCCCTCCCAGGAGCGTTGCAATGGAAGTGGCATGCTGAACGGTAGcggaagcagcagcaacggGGGATCCGTTAACAGTGCTCCGAAACAGTCGAGACGCACTTCTGGCCGAGAGTGGCGGAAGCAGTGA